From a region of the Primulina eburnea isolate SZY01 chromosome 7, ASM2296580v1, whole genome shotgun sequence genome:
- the LOC140837184 gene encoding eukaryotic translation initiation factor 5A-4-like → MSDEEHHFESKADAGASKTYPQQAGTIRKNGYIVIKGRPCKVVEVSTSKTGKHGHAKCHFVAIDIFTSKKLEDIVPSSHNCDVPHVNRTDYQLIDISEDGFVSLLTENGSTKDDLRLPTDDNLLSQIKDGFAEGKDLVVSVMSAMGEEQINALKDIGPK, encoded by the exons ATGTCGGACGAGGAGCATCACTTCGAGTCCAAGGCCGACGCCGGCGCTTCCAAAACCTATCCGCAGCAGGCTGGAACTATTCGTAAGAACGGTTACATTGTCATCAAAGGCCGCCCTTGCaag GTTGTTGAAGTTTCGACTTCCAAAACAGGGAAGCACGGACATGCTAAATGTCACTTTGTTGCAATAGACATATTCACCTCAAAGAAGCTGGAAGATATTGTCCCCTCTTCCCACAACTGTGAT GTGCCACACGTCAATCGCACCGACTATCAGCTTATTGATATCTCTGAGGATGGATTT GTGAGTTTGCTGACTGAGAATGGCAGTACTAAAGATGACTTGCGGCTTCCGACCGATGATAATCTGCTTTCTCAG ATCAAGGACGGGTTTGCTGAGGGGAAGGACCTGGTTGTGAGCGTTATGTCTGCAATGGGAGAGGAGCAGATCAATGCCCTCAAGGATATCGGACCCAAGTAG